Proteins encoded together in one Planctopirus ephydatiae window:
- a CDS encoding glucuronate isomerase: MIATKSSPIDQLCAQLDEIVLIDPHSHINPHAAASKNLGDILGYHYFTELAHSAGMPREVIEAPGITAKEKVGRIVEGLAHLDNTIQVKWLIELCDRFFGFQDDRLTPDNWEALYDHSEKLMSAPDWEQTILQKSRLEAVFLTNDFDDPLTGFDTKKYIPCLRTDDLVFHLQKPEVRQRLAKATGFDCATPAKLIHAIGQLFTHFVSHGAKACAISLPPDFEPTPVSHVDAEGPLRAAYAGHMLTTEQSQVLSRFVFWTIAEFCSEHHLPFDLMIGVNRRVYESGVYQGQDLFDQRVSLYQYRRLFNAFPRVKFPISVLAHASNMELVSYAWIFPNVIANGHWWYSNIPAFIEPDCRSRLEAIPRNKNIGYYSDMYKLEFGWPKFQMYRRVLAKVLFEDFVVGRHWSEERAVELGRQILRGNVETIFSGAC, encoded by the coding sequence ATGATTGCGACCAAGAGCTCGCCGATTGATCAACTCTGCGCTCAACTCGATGAGATTGTGCTGATCGATCCCCATTCGCATATCAACCCTCATGCAGCGGCTTCGAAAAATCTGGGAGATATTCTCGGGTACCATTACTTCACCGAACTGGCCCATTCAGCCGGCATGCCCAGAGAAGTGATTGAAGCTCCAGGGATAACCGCCAAAGAAAAGGTTGGGCGAATCGTTGAAGGTCTCGCACACCTCGATAACACGATCCAGGTCAAATGGCTGATTGAACTGTGCGACCGTTTCTTTGGTTTTCAAGATGATCGACTGACTCCAGACAATTGGGAGGCATTGTACGATCACTCAGAAAAGCTGATGTCGGCACCGGATTGGGAGCAAACCATCCTGCAGAAAAGTCGCCTTGAAGCTGTATTTCTGACCAATGATTTTGATGATCCACTCACTGGGTTCGACACCAAAAAATACATTCCCTGCTTAAGAACGGATGATCTTGTCTTTCATCTGCAGAAGCCTGAAGTCAGGCAAAGACTGGCCAAAGCGACCGGCTTTGATTGTGCAACCCCCGCCAAGTTGATTCATGCCATCGGGCAACTCTTTACCCATTTCGTTTCCCACGGAGCCAAAGCTTGCGCCATTTCTTTACCACCTGATTTTGAACCGACTCCCGTCAGTCACGTTGACGCCGAAGGCCCCTTGAGGGCTGCGTATGCAGGCCATATGCTGACGACTGAGCAATCGCAGGTTTTGAGCCGCTTTGTCTTCTGGACAATTGCTGAATTCTGCTCAGAGCACCACCTGCCATTTGACCTCATGATCGGGGTTAACCGGCGAGTCTATGAATCCGGTGTCTATCAGGGACAGGATCTGTTCGATCAACGGGTCTCGCTGTATCAGTACCGCCGCCTGTTCAATGCCTTCCCGAGAGTCAAGTTCCCGATCTCTGTATTGGCGCATGCGAGCAATATGGAACTGGTGAGCTATGCGTGGATCTTTCCCAACGTGATTGCGAATGGACACTGGTGGTATTCGAACATTCCTGCGTTCATTGAACCTGATTGCCGCAGCCGTCTGGAAGCCATTCCTCGCAATAAGAACATTGGCTACTACAGTGACATGTACAAACTGGAGTTTGGCTGGCCGAAGTTCCAGATGTATCGCCGGGTTCTCGCCAAAGTGCTCTTCGAAGATTTTGTGGTCGGACGCCACTGGTCGGAAGAGAGAGCGGTCGAACTTGGGCGGCAGATCCTTCGAGGCAACGTAGAGACCATCTTTTCGGGAGCGTGCTAG
- the sppA gene encoding signal peptide peptidase SppA, with protein sequence MSTTSSPTVVVHAGKSFWKSWAFRGMAIILGFSVLLNMGLYATFRDYFARSPEVSERFLSGNSSTTQRIAVLRVSGTIMPPLTERIIRQIEVAAEDERVKGVLLTIDSPGGLVADSHQIYHALEKLREKKPISIQMKRLAASGGYYIAMGAGTKGQIFAEPTTWTGSIGVIIPRYDMSALVEKIGISSDPLKTGEFKDALSPFHPLTEAERKVWEEILNQSFEQFIELIDTNRDTLDREQARKLATGQIYTARDARANGMIDEIGFEEDALAALQKSLKLDQVRVVEYRSQPQLVDLLLGSKTENVTAAQWQALVDATTPRAMFLFSWLPGLPQSPAL encoded by the coding sequence ATGTCCACCACCAGTTCGCCGACCGTTGTTGTCCATGCCGGTAAGTCGTTCTGGAAAAGCTGGGCTTTCCGTGGCATGGCAATCATTCTGGGGTTTTCCGTACTCCTCAACATGGGCCTGTATGCCACCTTTCGCGACTATTTTGCCCGTAGTCCGGAAGTCAGTGAGCGATTCCTTTCGGGTAACTCCTCAACAACGCAGCGGATTGCCGTATTGCGAGTCAGTGGCACGATCATGCCACCACTTACCGAACGCATCATCCGACAGATTGAAGTTGCTGCCGAAGATGAACGCGTGAAAGGGGTGCTCCTGACGATTGACAGCCCAGGTGGGCTTGTCGCTGACAGCCACCAGATTTACCACGCCCTTGAAAAACTCCGCGAGAAGAAGCCGATCAGTATTCAAATGAAGCGACTGGCAGCATCCGGCGGATACTACATCGCGATGGGTGCTGGCACCAAAGGGCAGATCTTTGCTGAACCAACGACCTGGACCGGTTCGATTGGTGTCATCATTCCCCGGTATGATATGAGCGCACTGGTGGAGAAAATTGGTATCAGTTCGGATCCGCTGAAGACCGGGGAATTCAAAGACGCACTCAGTCCGTTTCATCCGCTGACAGAAGCTGAGCGAAAAGTCTGGGAAGAAATTCTCAATCAGTCTTTTGAACAGTTCATCGAGCTGATTGATACCAACCGCGATACTCTCGACCGGGAACAGGCTCGAAAACTCGCCACCGGTCAGATTTATACGGCACGCGACGCGCGAGCCAACGGGATGATTGATGAAATTGGATTCGAAGAAGATGCCCTGGCGGCCCTGCAGAAATCGTTAAAGCTGGATCAAGTCCGCGTCGTCGAATATCGCTCACAGCCGCAGCTTGTCGATCTATTACTCGGAAGCAAAACCGAGAATGTCACAGCGGCTCAATGGCAAGCTCTGGTCGACGCCACAACACCGAGAGCCATGTTCCTTTTCAGTTGGCTGCCAGGTTTGCCTCAATCTCCAGCTCTTTAA
- a CDS encoding alpha/beta hydrolase family protein, with product MSITHQFFLMIAALCSISSTSLTFRAASGADYSPLTTSGKVSTETHSLVDTARSRTIPLRFYLPENIEPQPVVLFSHGLGGSCDNNRYLGEHLAGRGYVCIFMQHPGSDESVWKGRKPAEIMPAMQQAANYENLKLRCEDVKALVGALAQWNKLAGHPLKGRMDLDRIGMSGHSFGAQTTQGVLGQGNARVGNQFKVPEITGGIAYSPSIPLAGSPQEAFRRVDRPLLLMTGTKDDSPVGGQTPESRRKVYPALPETIDRYELVLEGAEHSVFSEREPRIRTLRGTGRNPNHHKVILSLTTAFWDYYLRDDDQAKKWLQGNGAKAVLEQADQWQFATRN from the coding sequence GTGAGCATAACCCATCAATTTTTCTTGATGATCGCTGCTTTGTGTTCGATTTCCTCGACCTCACTCACTTTCCGGGCTGCCTCAGGCGCTGATTATTCGCCACTGACGACGAGTGGAAAAGTTTCGACCGAAACTCATTCGTTGGTTGATACGGCACGCTCACGAACGATTCCCCTGCGCTTCTATCTGCCGGAAAACATTGAGCCTCAACCAGTTGTACTTTTCAGTCATGGATTGGGCGGCTCGTGTGATAACAATCGCTACCTGGGGGAACATCTGGCCGGGCGCGGTTATGTCTGCATTTTTATGCAGCATCCCGGAAGTGACGAATCGGTCTGGAAGGGAAGGAAGCCAGCCGAAATCATGCCCGCCATGCAGCAGGCCGCCAATTATGAGAATCTCAAGCTTCGCTGTGAGGACGTCAAAGCCCTGGTCGGTGCGTTAGCTCAGTGGAACAAACTGGCTGGCCATCCTCTGAAAGGTCGCATGGATTTGGATCGAATCGGGATGTCAGGGCATTCCTTTGGGGCACAGACCACGCAGGGAGTGCTGGGACAGGGGAATGCACGGGTTGGAAATCAGTTCAAGGTGCCCGAGATCACAGGCGGGATTGCCTACAGCCCATCCATTCCTCTGGCAGGTTCACCCCAAGAGGCCTTCCGGCGAGTCGATCGTCCGCTACTGTTGATGACGGGAACCAAAGACGATTCTCCGGTGGGTGGGCAGACGCCTGAATCTCGGCGGAAGGTCTACCCTGCCCTGCCCGAAACCATCGATCGCTATGAACTCGTTCTCGAGGGAGCGGAGCATTCGGTCTTCAGTGAACGAGAACCGCGCATTCGTACTTTGCGAGGGACGGGACGGAATCCCAATCATCACAAAGTGATTCTCTCGCTGACGACCGCCTTCTGGGATTATTACTTGAGAGATGATGATCAGGCCAAAAAATGGCTGCAAGGTAACGGAGCGAAAGCTGTTCTCGAACAGGCCGATCAATGGCAGTTCGCCACCAGGAATTGA
- a CDS encoding SpoIIE family protein phosphatase, whose amino-acid sequence MAKLLLLQGGEATPYEIAGGEVVLGRHPECSIQINSNMVSRKHARVFSHDDGFVIEDLGSGNGTFLNGKKLEAATKIKDGDRIKLGPILLRFEDPDNPASRPALAPGSGVSGAGNQAATATFNLEFASGDDDVATVMGTSGRVEGFGALEVQPEAKLKAVLEISRALAGSTDLDGLLPKILDTLFNIFPHADRGVVLFKEDDGKLIPRAIKHRRSDEDESVKLSRTVLNTVLEQKTGILSADATNDSRFEASESISALTIRSMMAVPMLSVAGDVLGVIHIDTQNAFNQFKKDDLDLLIAVAGQAGLSYETARLMVTALEKQKQDREMQIAANVQLALLPESLPKVDGYQFYASYDSAQAVGGDYYDCMQLEGDRVFFAFGDVAGKGVPASLVMSRISSVVQNVMAFVTDVGVAVGRINNQMCAKAVEGRFVTFVLGVIHTQTGEMSLVNAGHMPIMIRKADGTVEEFGAEAVGIPLGVMEDYPFDVVTRQIAPGETCLIYTDGVSEAMNHNSDLYGIERIRELMHAHGHEGAEELGRTILQDVRRHANGRPQNDDITLMVFSRLG is encoded by the coding sequence ATGGCCAAATTGCTCCTGCTTCAAGGAGGGGAAGCCACCCCTTATGAAATCGCTGGTGGCGAAGTGGTGCTGGGGCGACATCCTGAATGCTCGATCCAGATCAACTCGAACATGGTTTCCCGCAAGCATGCTCGAGTCTTTTCTCACGATGATGGCTTCGTCATTGAGGATCTCGGGAGTGGTAACGGCACGTTCCTGAATGGCAAAAAACTCGAAGCAGCGACAAAAATCAAAGATGGCGACCGCATTAAGCTGGGTCCCATTCTCCTGCGATTTGAAGATCCGGATAATCCTGCCAGTCGCCCCGCGCTGGCTCCAGGAAGTGGAGTCAGCGGAGCCGGAAACCAGGCAGCTACAGCGACTTTCAATCTCGAGTTTGCCTCTGGCGATGACGATGTCGCCACTGTGATGGGAACATCCGGGCGTGTTGAAGGGTTTGGCGCCCTGGAAGTTCAACCCGAAGCCAAACTGAAGGCCGTGCTCGAAATCAGCCGTGCCTTAGCAGGCAGCACTGATCTTGATGGATTGCTCCCCAAGATACTCGACACGCTGTTCAATATCTTTCCACATGCGGATCGTGGCGTTGTTCTCTTCAAAGAAGACGATGGCAAACTCATTCCGCGAGCGATTAAACATCGTCGCTCAGACGAAGATGAATCGGTGAAATTGAGCCGGACAGTTCTTAACACTGTGCTCGAGCAGAAAACAGGGATTCTTTCGGCAGACGCAACGAACGATTCTCGTTTTGAAGCCAGCGAATCAATCTCGGCTCTCACCATCCGCTCGATGATGGCTGTCCCCATGCTGAGCGTCGCCGGTGATGTTCTGGGTGTGATTCATATCGATACTCAGAATGCCTTCAACCAGTTTAAAAAAGATGACCTCGATCTGTTGATCGCGGTTGCTGGTCAGGCGGGTCTTTCTTATGAAACCGCTCGACTCATGGTGACGGCTCTGGAAAAACAGAAGCAGGACCGTGAAATGCAGATTGCCGCCAATGTGCAACTGGCCCTGCTGCCGGAAAGTCTTCCCAAAGTCGATGGTTACCAGTTCTACGCCTCTTACGATTCGGCACAGGCAGTAGGTGGCGATTACTACGACTGCATGCAACTCGAAGGTGATCGCGTCTTCTTTGCTTTTGGCGATGTGGCAGGGAAGGGTGTGCCCGCTTCACTGGTCATGTCCCGAATTTCCAGCGTCGTGCAGAACGTGATGGCCTTCGTGACAGACGTTGGCGTCGCTGTCGGACGAATTAATAATCAGATGTGTGCAAAAGCTGTCGAAGGCCGGTTTGTGACCTTCGTCCTGGGCGTCATTCATACGCAAACGGGCGAAATGTCTCTCGTAAATGCCGGCCACATGCCCATCATGATCCGCAAGGCCGATGGGACAGTCGAAGAATTCGGAGCCGAAGCCGTCGGTATTCCTTTAGGGGTCATGGAAGATTACCCCTTCGATGTGGTCACGAGACAAATTGCACCAGGCGAGACATGCCTGATCTACACCGATGGTGTCAGTGAGGCCATGAATCACAACAGTGATCTTTACGGCATTGAACGGATTCGCGAACTGATGCATGCCCACGGGCATGAAGGGGCCGAAGAGTTAGGACGGACGATCCTGCAGGATGTCCGCCGCCATGCCAATGGCCGTCCCCAGAACGACGACATCACTCTGATGGTCTTCAGCCGACTGGGCTGA
- a CDS encoding SMP-30/gluconolactonase/LRE family protein translates to MMGVVLSRWMKTACAVFVGFVLLQSLVSHAASAADVPKGEVTKHQFRSSKIFPGTVRDFWVYVPQQYTGEKPAALYVNQDGIQYNAPAVFDQLIASGDMPVTIGVFVMHGKVPAVNGETQLDRFNRSYEYDGLGDGYARFLIDELLPEVEKLKTSDGRPIKLSKDPHDRAIGGSSSGAICAWTVAWERPDSFRRVFSAIGTYVGLRGGQNYPTLIRKYEPKPLRVFLEDGTNDLNIYGGDWWIANQAMERSLVFAGYEVNHSWGDGGHNGKHATEIFPEAMKWLWKDHAAGIKVGKGSPQLQEILIPGEEWELVGEGYKFTEGPAVNAQGEVFFNDVPNSTTYKVGSQGVEVFRKETNNGDGQAFGPDGRLYTVAGQSRQIVATSPDGKVTEIAKGFRGNDLVVLNNGNIYVTEPGWSGTEPSKIWFIPKSGEAKVVDTGLKFSNGITVSPDQSLLYVSDSKSHWVYSYQIQADGTLSYKQKYYHLHMPDTADDSGADGMRTDKNGRLWVATRMGLQVCDQAGRVNCIIPSPNGKVSNLTFGGAEFDTLFITAGDRVYKRKIKVSGANAWQSPIKPAAPRL, encoded by the coding sequence ATGATGGGTGTCGTGTTGAGCCGATGGATGAAAACCGCGTGCGCGGTATTTGTGGGTTTTGTACTGCTTCAAAGTCTGGTTTCTCATGCAGCCTCTGCTGCCGATGTTCCTAAAGGCGAGGTGACGAAGCACCAGTTTCGTTCCAGCAAAATCTTTCCGGGAACTGTACGGGATTTCTGGGTCTACGTTCCTCAGCAGTATACGGGCGAAAAGCCCGCAGCACTCTACGTGAATCAGGATGGAATTCAATACAACGCACCGGCTGTGTTTGATCAACTGATTGCTTCGGGCGACATGCCAGTCACGATTGGTGTCTTCGTCATGCACGGGAAGGTTCCCGCAGTCAACGGGGAAACCCAGCTCGATCGTTTCAATCGCAGCTATGAATATGATGGCCTCGGTGATGGTTATGCCCGATTCCTGATCGACGAACTGTTGCCCGAAGTCGAAAAACTGAAAACCAGTGATGGTCGGCCGATCAAGCTTTCGAAAGACCCGCATGATCGTGCGATTGGTGGTTCCAGCAGTGGTGCCATTTGCGCCTGGACAGTCGCCTGGGAACGCCCCGACTCCTTCCGCCGGGTCTTCAGTGCCATTGGAACTTATGTCGGTCTGCGCGGAGGCCAGAACTATCCGACATTGATTCGCAAGTACGAACCGAAACCTTTGAGAGTCTTTCTCGAAGACGGCACAAATGATCTGAACATTTATGGCGGCGACTGGTGGATAGCGAATCAGGCCATGGAGCGATCACTCGTCTTCGCCGGTTATGAAGTGAACCATTCCTGGGGTGATGGTGGCCACAATGGCAAGCACGCGACAGAGATTTTTCCCGAGGCGATGAAATGGCTCTGGAAGGATCATGCCGCAGGTATCAAAGTTGGCAAGGGCTCTCCGCAATTGCAGGAGATTCTCATTCCTGGCGAAGAGTGGGAACTGGTTGGCGAAGGCTACAAATTCACCGAAGGCCCGGCAGTCAATGCCCAGGGCGAAGTCTTTTTCAATGATGTTCCGAACTCGACGACCTACAAAGTTGGCAGCCAGGGTGTTGAAGTTTTTCGTAAAGAGACTAATAACGGAGACGGACAGGCCTTTGGCCCTGATGGCAGACTGTATACGGTGGCTGGTCAATCCAGACAGATTGTGGCGACCAGTCCTGATGGGAAGGTGACAGAGATCGCCAAAGGATTCCGCGGAAACGATCTGGTTGTCCTGAACAATGGGAATATCTATGTGACAGAGCCGGGCTGGTCAGGGACTGAGCCGAGCAAGATCTGGTTCATTCCCAAGTCAGGTGAAGCCAAAGTGGTTGATACCGGGCTCAAATTCTCCAATGGGATTACGGTCTCTCCCGATCAAAGCCTGCTGTATGTCTCGGACTCCAAATCACACTGGGTTTACAGCTATCAGATCCAGGCGGATGGAACACTCTCGTACAAACAGAAGTACTACCATCTGCACATGCCAGATACTGCTGACGACAGTGGCGCCGATGGTATGAGAACCGACAAGAATGGCCGATTGTGGGTCGCAACTCGAATGGGGCTACAGGTCTGCGATCAGGCAGGCCGGGTGAATTGCATCATTCCTTCACCCAATGGGAAAGTCTCGAATCTGACTTTTGGTGGCGCCGAGTTTGATACGCTGTTCATCACTGCAGGTGATCGGGTTTACAAGCGGAAGATCAAAGTCTCAGGGGCCAATGCCTGGCAGTCACCCATCAAACCGGCAGCGCCTCGGCTGTGA
- a CDS encoding DUF1501 domain-containing protein yields MFYSSRREFLARSGCGFGALALAGMTTEQAMAEISAGPKQFSSPMQPRPAHFPAKAKHVIHIFCNGGPSHVDTFDYKPELQKYGGKPLPVETLKTERKTGAALASPFKFQQYGQNGVYVSELFAKTAKHVDDMAIIHSMHADVPNHEPSLMLMNCGDARLPRPSLGAWVTYGMGSENQNLPGFIAMCPNGLPITGTQNWRSAFLPGVYQGTHIDTRHRDIEKLIENIKSHVASLPEQRRQLDLLQKLNELHQAKRAKDAALDARIHSFELAYRMQMEATDAFDIQNEPKHILEAYGDSVQGRQLLIARRLVERGVRFIQLWHGEGQPWDNHDDLEQGHRRLAGQIDGGIAQLLTDLKERGLFDETLVIWGGEFGRTPVVEMPTAGSNAGKINGRDHNHWGFTVWMAGGGVKGGQVYGATDPFGFQAVEKKVHVHDLQATILALLGFDHEKLTYRYAGRDFRLTDVHGTVVKDLIA; encoded by the coding sequence ATGTTTTATTCATCACGCCGGGAGTTTCTGGCTCGATCGGGTTGTGGCTTTGGTGCACTGGCTCTGGCGGGAATGACGACGGAGCAGGCCATGGCGGAGATTTCTGCAGGGCCCAAGCAGTTTTCATCCCCCATGCAGCCCCGCCCTGCCCATTTCCCAGCGAAAGCCAAGCACGTTATCCACATTTTCTGCAATGGCGGGCCATCTCATGTGGACACGTTCGACTATAAGCCTGAGCTGCAGAAGTATGGTGGCAAGCCACTCCCCGTCGAAACTTTAAAGACAGAGCGCAAAACGGGCGCTGCCCTCGCCTCGCCGTTCAAGTTTCAGCAGTACGGCCAGAACGGGGTCTATGTCAGCGAGCTGTTCGCCAAAACGGCCAAACACGTCGACGATATGGCCATCATTCACTCGATGCATGCAGATGTTCCCAATCATGAGCCATCATTGATGCTGATGAATTGTGGCGACGCCCGCCTGCCCCGCCCCAGTCTGGGAGCTTGGGTGACCTACGGCATGGGGAGTGAAAACCAGAATCTGCCTGGTTTTATTGCGATGTGCCCCAATGGTCTACCGATTACCGGGACACAAAACTGGCGGTCGGCCTTTTTACCGGGTGTCTATCAGGGAACTCACATCGATACGCGTCATCGCGATATTGAGAAGCTCATTGAGAACATTAAGAGTCATGTCGCTTCGCTGCCTGAACAGCGCCGGCAACTCGATTTGCTGCAGAAACTGAATGAATTGCATCAGGCGAAGCGAGCGAAAGATGCCGCTCTAGATGCACGCATTCATTCCTTTGAGCTGGCGTATCGTATGCAGATGGAGGCGACGGATGCATTCGATATTCAGAACGAACCCAAGCATATTCTCGAAGCTTATGGGGATTCAGTGCAGGGGCGTCAATTATTGATTGCCAGGCGGCTGGTGGAACGAGGTGTGCGATTCATTCAACTCTGGCATGGCGAAGGGCAGCCCTGGGATAATCATGATGACCTCGAACAGGGGCATCGTCGTCTCGCAGGTCAGATTGATGGCGGGATTGCCCAGTTGTTGACTGACTTGAAAGAGCGTGGATTGTTTGATGAGACGCTGGTGATCTGGGGCGGTGAATTTGGACGCACCCCGGTCGTCGAGATGCCTACGGCTGGCTCTAATGCCGGTAAGATCAACGGCCGGGATCACAATCACTGGGGCTTTACTGTCTGGATGGCAGGTGGTGGTGTCAAAGGTGGTCAGGTTTATGGAGCCACCGACCCCTTCGGATTTCAGGCTGTTGAGAAGAAGGTTCACGTCCATGATCTGCAGGCCACGATCCTGGCGCTATTAGGGTTTGACCACGAAAAGCTGACATACCGCTATGCGGGCCGAGATTTCCGGCTGACGGATGTTCATGGAACAGTCGTCAAAGATTTGATCGCCTGA